Proteins co-encoded in one Metabacillus sp. KUDC1714 genomic window:
- a CDS encoding single-stranded DNA-binding protein: MINQVILVGRLTKDPEIRYTADGAPVANITLAVSRQFRNAAGEIDTDFVNCSVWRRTAENTANYCRKGSIVGVTGRIQTRSYENAERTRVYVTEVVADSVRFMSGKPRELVEQES, translated from the coding sequence GTGATCAACCAAGTCATATTAGTAGGCAGACTGACGAAAGACCCGGAAATTCGCTATACAGCAGATGGAGCTCCAGTTGCAAACATCACCCTTGCTGTAAGTCGACAATTTCGCAATGCTGCTGGAGAAATTGATACAGATTTCGTGAATTGCTCTGTTTGGAGACGAACAGCAGAAAATACAGCAAATTACTGTCGAAAAGGTTCAATTGTAGGCGTAACAGGAAGAATTCAGACGAGAAGCTATGAAAATGCAGAACGAACTCGAGTTTATGTTACTGAAGTTGTTGCTGATTCCGTTCGCTTTATGAGTGGAAAACCACGTGAACTAGTTGAACAAGAAAGTTAA
- a CDS encoding transaldolase family protein: MKYFLDSAIISEIRYAYENWAIDGLTTNPKHIMNSGKPFLTVVDELASEFRGVENFPVSVEINPHLNDAKEMVTEGKKIASLSSNFVIKIPCTESGLIAAKELKKEGIPTNVTLVFSPAQAIQTARIGATFVSPFVGWKENHGEDTGQYIQDIASIYKTYGYETEIIVAALRNGKQIVDAAKAGADIVTCGFDVYKNSFDHAYTDYGLNIFRNAWDNTAKEESVLK, from the coding sequence ATGAAATATTTTTTAGATAGTGCAATTATTAGTGAAATTCGTTACGCCTATGAAAATTGGGCAATTGATGGGTTAACAACAAATCCTAAGCACATTATGAATAGTGGGAAACCATTCTTAACTGTTGTAGATGAATTAGCTAGTGAATTTAGAGGTGTTGAAAACTTCCCAGTTTCTGTTGAAATCAATCCTCATCTAAATGATGCAAAAGAGATGGTGACTGAAGGGAAAAAAATTGCATCTCTTTCATCAAATTTTGTCATTAAAATTCCATGTACAGAATCAGGCTTAATTGCTGCTAAGGAATTGAAAAAGGAAGGAATTCCAACAAATGTTACTTTAGTATTTTCACCGGCTCAAGCAATTCAAACAGCTAGAATTGGAGCTACTTTTGTTTCTCCTTTTGTTGGTTGGAAAGAGAATCATGGAGAAGATACAGGACAATATATTCAAGATATTGCAAGCATTTATAAAACATACGGCTATGAAACTGAGATTATTGTTGCTGCATTAAGAAATGGGAAACAAATTGTTGATGCTGCTAAAGCAGGAGCAGATATTGTAACTTGTGGATTCGATGTGTATAAAAATAGTTTCGATCATGCATATACCGATTATGGTTTAAATATTTTCCGTAATGCATGGGACAATACAGCAAAAGAAGAATCGGTTTTAAAATAA
- a CDS encoding helix-turn-helix transcriptional regulator, whose protein sequence is MKELKKFKMNMKFYRERKGWSQEQLADKINVSRPVITRLETGEQEPALSYLLLLSKTFSVSIDHLIGRDQVTDDLLYEVYGDYGNEHSFSQIIDYLIKQPKMSTGLQQLLYAKPRERKLIEDILITVIEKSTKRLE, encoded by the coding sequence ATGAAAGAGCTGAAGAAATTCAAGATGAATATGAAATTTTATCGTGAACGCAAGGGGTGGTCACAAGAGCAGTTAGCGGACAAAATCAATGTATCTCGGCCCGTAATAACACGCCTTGAAACAGGAGAACAAGAGCCTGCTTTATCTTACTTACTTCTTTTAAGTAAGACATTCTCTGTTAGCATTGATCATCTTATTGGCAGAGACCAAGTAACAGATGATTTACTTTACGAGGTTTATGGTGACTACGGTAATGAACATTCGTTTTCACAAATTATCGATTACTTAATTAAACAGCCAAAAATGTCCACAGGTTTGCAGCAACTTTTATATGCAAAACCAAGGGAGAGGAAGTTAATTGAAGATATACTTATTACCGTAATTGAAAAGTCGACGAAAAGGTTAGAGTAA
- a CDS encoding DUF4867 family protein, giving the protein MSNYELVKKKNPHLNFYHIKDSQFRDYGKILENYEFEELMVQMEKTEIPQDGNIYVASDSQLEEKRLMEIIEASIYGNMPIQIGYCNGRNSTLNGLEYHKGSEINIAITDLVLLLGRVQDIENNSYNARDVSAFYIPEGTVIELYGTTLHFAPCKVTDIGFKTVVILPKGTNQPLEGEFEKITSEDQLLFMKNKWLIAHPERKVLIDKGAFPGIKGENIEVYY; this is encoded by the coding sequence TTGTCAAACTATGAACTAGTAAAAAAGAAAAATCCTCATTTAAACTTTTATCATATAAAGGATAGTCAGTTCAGAGATTATGGAAAAATTCTAGAAAACTATGAATTTGAGGAATTGATGGTACAGATGGAAAAAACAGAGATTCCTCAAGATGGCAACATTTATGTAGCATCAGATTCCCAATTAGAGGAAAAAAGATTAATGGAAATAATTGAAGCTAGTATTTACGGGAATATGCCTATTCAAATTGGCTATTGTAATGGTAGAAATTCGACATTAAATGGTCTAGAATATCATAAGGGAAGCGAGATTAATATTGCTATTACAGACTTAGTCCTATTATTAGGTAGAGTACAAGATATCGAAAATAACAGTTATAATGCAAGAGATGTATCCGCTTTCTATATTCCTGAGGGCACTGTGATCGAATTATATGGAACAACACTTCATTTTGCACCTTGTAAGGTTACAGATATTGGGTTTAAGACAGTTGTCATTTTACCTAAAGGAACGAATCAACCTTTGGAAGGGGAATTCGAAAAAATCACCTCTGAAGATCAACTGTTGTTTATGAAAAATAAGTGGTTAATTGCTCACCCTGAACGTAAGGTTCTTATTGATAAAGGGGCATTTCCCGGTATTAAAGGTGAAAATATAGAAGTTTACTATTAA